In Acidaminococcus timonensis, one DNA window encodes the following:
- the rsmI gene encoding 16S rRNA (cytidine(1402)-2'-O)-methyltransferase, with amino-acid sequence MENEKGTLYLCATPIGNLEDMTPRAVRMLQEADLIAAEDTRHTRQLLTHFGIHGQLISYHEHNKEKQGPVLLEALENGKDIALVTDAGFPGISDPGELIAQQAIAAGIQVVPVPGANACLTALVASGLPSTPFFFGAFLPKSRKNRKEKLEEWKHIPATMVLYEAPHRILDVLQDMEEVWGDRKMTLGRELTKLHEEFFRGTISTCRQHLQEGPIRGEFVLVVEQGKVEKEEPQGDPLDAVKKLIAQGTDKKEALVQVAKAYKVPKRELYNRLVRE; translated from the coding sequence ATGGAAAATGAAAAAGGCACCCTGTACCTGTGTGCCACGCCCATCGGCAACCTGGAGGATATGACGCCCAGGGCAGTGCGGATGCTGCAGGAGGCGGACCTGATCGCCGCCGAGGATACCCGGCACACCCGGCAACTGCTGACCCATTTCGGGATCCACGGGCAACTGATCAGCTACCACGAACACAACAAGGAAAAACAGGGACCGGTGCTGCTGGAAGCCCTGGAAAATGGCAAGGACATCGCTCTGGTGACGGATGCCGGGTTCCCCGGGATTTCGGACCCGGGGGAACTGATCGCCCAGCAGGCCATTGCGGCGGGGATCCAGGTGGTGCCCGTGCCCGGGGCCAATGCCTGCCTGACCGCTCTGGTGGCTTCCGGCCTGCCCAGCACCCCGTTCTTTTTCGGGGCCTTCCTGCCCAAGAGCCGGAAGAACCGGAAGGAAAAGCTGGAGGAATGGAAGCACATCCCGGCTACGATGGTGTTATATGAAGCACCCCACCGGATCCTGGATGTGCTCCAGGATATGGAAGAGGTGTGGGGCGACCGGAAAATGACCCTGGGACGGGAGCTGACCAAGCTCCACGAAGAGTTCTTCCGGGGAACCATTTCCACCTGCCGTCAGCATCTGCAGGAAGGACCCATCCGGGGTGAATTCGTGCTGGTGGTGGAGCAGGGGAAAGTGGAAAAAGAAGAGCCTCAGGGAGATCCCCTGGACGCGGTGAAAAAACTGATCGCCCAGGGTACCGATAAAAAAGAAGCCCTGGTCCAGGTGGCCAAGGCGTATAAAGTACCCAAACGGGAATTGTACAATCGATTGGTGAGGGAATGA
- the rsmA gene encoding 16S rRNA (adenine(1518)-N(6)/adenine(1519)-N(6))-dimethyltransferase RsmA produces MLHPVIASREVTRYILETFGLRAKKKFGQNFLINEKVVRGIAEYAQVGPGDLVLEIGPGIGTLTQALAETGARVKSVEIDRSLLPVLARTLEGYPNVEIVPGDVLKIDLAEVTEHRPFTVAANLPYYITTPIIFALLEQDLPLQRLVVMVQKEVAERMIASPGGKDYGPLSLALQYYSRPRLAIPVPAHDFMPAPRVDSMVVVCEKREQPPVSASPKAFFQVVRAAFSQRRKMLSNCLKTLGLSADQVKELMAQAGIDPKRRGESLSMEEFGQLASAWEAFQK; encoded by the coding sequence ATGCTGCATCCGGTGATCGCCAGTCGGGAAGTGACCCGGTATATCCTGGAGACTTTTGGCCTGCGGGCCAAGAAGAAGTTCGGGCAGAACTTCCTCATCAATGAAAAAGTGGTACGGGGCATTGCTGAATATGCCCAGGTGGGTCCTGGTGACCTGGTGCTGGAAATCGGGCCGGGCATTGGTACGCTGACCCAGGCACTGGCCGAAACCGGCGCCCGGGTGAAGAGCGTGGAAATCGACCGCAGCCTGCTGCCTGTGCTGGCCAGGACCCTGGAAGGGTACCCAAATGTGGAGATCGTGCCCGGGGACGTCCTGAAGATCGACCTGGCAGAGGTGACGGAGCATCGGCCCTTTACGGTGGCCGCCAACCTTCCCTACTATATCACTACCCCCATCATCTTCGCCCTGCTGGAGCAGGATCTGCCCCTGCAGCGTCTGGTGGTCATGGTCCAGAAGGAAGTGGCGGAGCGGATGATCGCCTCTCCGGGGGGCAAGGACTATGGGCCTCTGTCCCTGGCTCTTCAGTATTACTCCCGGCCCAGGCTGGCCATCCCGGTACCCGCCCATGATTTCATGCCCGCCCCCAGGGTGGACTCCATGGTGGTGGTGTGTGAAAAACGGGAGCAGCCGCCGGTGAGCGCCAGTCCCAAAGCCTTTTTCCAGGTGGTGCGGGCGGCGTTCTCCCAGCGCCGGAAGATGCTGAGCAACTGCCTGAAGACCCTGGGCCTTTCCGCGGACCAGGTGAAGGAGCTGATGGCCCAGGCGGGCATCGACCCCAAGCGGAGAGGGGAGAGCCTTTCCATGGAAGAGTTCGGCCAATTGGCCAGTGCCTGGGAAGCCTTCCAGAAATGA
- a CDS encoding PSP1 domain-containing protein, whose translation METIVGVRFKRAGKIYYFSPGEYHLEKGDHVIVETARGIEYGEVMIPQQEVEDSKIVSPLKTVIRVATEADARKVEENHRKEKEAFVICEKKIAARKLAMHLVNVEYTFDVGKIIFYFTADGRIDFRELVKDLAAVFRTRIELRQIGVRDEAKMLGGIGCCGRPLCCATFLGDFEPVSIKMAKEQNLSLNPTKISGICGRLLCCLKYESDMYCGKCCKKRDKKKEHHFVPRPGMKVVTPSGEGMIMSISRREQTVTVEVSPGNRVTVAWDEVMEAAKVEKK comes from the coding sequence ATGGAAACCATCGTTGGAGTCCGGTTCAAGAGAGCCGGTAAAATCTACTATTTCTCTCCGGGGGAATACCACCTGGAGAAGGGGGACCACGTAATCGTGGAAACGGCCCGGGGCATTGAATACGGGGAAGTGATGATCCCTCAGCAGGAAGTGGAGGACAGCAAGATCGTGTCTCCCCTGAAGACCGTGATCCGGGTAGCCACCGAAGCGGACGCCCGGAAGGTGGAGGAGAACCACCGGAAAGAAAAAGAGGCCTTCGTCATCTGCGAAAAGAAGATTGCGGCCCGGAAACTGGCCATGCATCTGGTGAACGTGGAATACACCTTTGACGTGGGCAAAATTATTTTTTACTTTACCGCCGACGGGCGCATCGACTTCCGGGAACTGGTCAAAGACCTGGCCGCCGTGTTCCGCACCCGCATCGAATTGCGGCAGATCGGCGTCCGGGACGAGGCAAAGATGCTGGGCGGCATCGGCTGCTGCGGGCGTCCCCTGTGCTGTGCCACCTTCCTGGGGGATTTTGAACCGGTATCCATTAAAATGGCCAAGGAACAGAACCTGTCCCTGAATCCCACCAAGATTTCCGGCATCTGCGGCCGCCTGCTGTGCTGCCTGAAGTATGAAAGCGACATGTACTGCGGAAAATGCTGCAAGAAACGGGACAAGAAAAAGGAACACCATTTTGTGCCCCGGCCGGGCATGAAGGTGGTGACCCCCAGCGGGGAAGGGATGATCATGAGCATCAGCCGGAGAGAACAGACCGTGACCGTGGAGGTTTCTCCGGGCAACCGGGTGACCGTGGCCTGGGATGAGGTCATGGAAGCGGCGAAAGTGGAGAAAAAATGA
- a CDS encoding 3D domain-containing protein, translating to MRKSQPFKRPYKWIVVCLMLAASVNFVGFAAQPKDVSIKVDGQTINLKTRALTVQGALEEAGVVLQKADGYDVVGSEKFSDGATIEVVRAMPVKVWKGGRTTEYTIGRKTVRDVLNAVGVDYKGYQVYPGLDTEVTPDMTIRILSPKDKLTTETREIPYQVEMRNNDDLPRGRQNVISAGQNGVEKVTYREVKVGDETVRQELHSEVVTEPVSEIVEVGTGNNLNMVETSRGFVRYRSAETFEASAYTMAEGSGTGLTSTGVVPYHGVVAVDPDVIPYGTRMYIPGYGFAVAADCGGAINGNTIDLYMEDYGDAMDWGRRDVTVYFL from the coding sequence TTGCGAAAATCACAACCTTTTAAGCGTCCCTATAAGTGGATTGTAGTCTGTCTGATGCTGGCTGCCAGCGTCAACTTCGTGGGCTTTGCGGCCCAGCCGAAAGACGTAAGCATTAAAGTGGACGGGCAGACCATCAACCTGAAGACCAGGGCCCTGACGGTTCAGGGTGCTCTGGAAGAAGCCGGTGTTGTCCTGCAGAAAGCTGATGGCTACGATGTAGTCGGCAGCGAGAAGTTCAGCGACGGTGCCACCATCGAAGTGGTACGGGCTATGCCTGTGAAAGTATGGAAAGGCGGAAGGACCACCGAATATACCATCGGACGCAAAACTGTGCGAGACGTATTGAATGCTGTGGGAGTGGATTACAAAGGATACCAGGTCTACCCCGGGCTGGACACGGAAGTGACCCCCGATATGACCATCCGGATCCTCTCTCCCAAAGACAAGCTGACCACGGAAACCCGTGAGATCCCTTACCAGGTGGAAATGCGCAACAACGATGATCTGCCCCGGGGCAGACAGAATGTGATTTCTGCCGGCCAGAACGGTGTGGAAAAGGTGACCTACCGGGAAGTAAAGGTGGGCGATGAGACGGTCAGACAGGAACTCCATTCGGAGGTCGTAACGGAACCTGTCTCTGAAATCGTGGAAGTAGGTACGGGAAATAACCTGAATATGGTCGAAACCTCCCGTGGTTTCGTCCGTTACCGTTCCGCCGAGACGTTTGAAGCTTCGGCTTACACCATGGCGGAAGGCAGCGGCACAGGGCTTACTTCTACGGGTGTGGTACCCTATCACGGCGTTGTGGCCGTGGATCCGGATGTGATCCCCTATGGGACCCGGATGTACATCCCCGGTTACGGCTTTGCGGTAGCAGCGGATTGCGGCGGTGCCATCAATGGAAATACCATCGATCTGTACATGGAAGACTACGGTGATGCCATGGACTGGGGTCGACGGGATGTAACTGTTTACTTTTTGTGA
- the groES gene encoding co-chaperone GroES codes for MLKPLDDHVVVEPIVQEEKTSSGIYLPDTAHKDKPQTGKVVAVGTGRLLENGTRVPSEVKAGDTVVFAKYSGSDVTLDGKDYIILRDSDILAVVEE; via the coding sequence ATGTTAAAACCTTTGGATGACCATGTTGTAGTTGAACCGATTGTGCAGGAAGAAAAGACCAGCAGCGGGATTTATCTGCCGGATACGGCCCATAAAGACAAACCCCAGACTGGTAAAGTCGTTGCCGTCGGTACGGGCCGTCTGCTGGAAAACGGGACCCGGGTTCCTTCCGAAGTCAAGGCTGGGGATACGGTTGTATTCGCCAAATACTCCGGTAGTGATGTGACCCTGGACGGGAAAGACTACATCATCCTGAGAGACAGCGATATCCTGGCTGTTGTGGAAGAGTAA
- the rnmV gene encoding ribonuclease M5 produces MLKEVLVVEGKMDTVAVKKAVDADTIETGGFTLAPYTLALIEAAYKKRGIIIMTDPDGAGERIRKFLTERFPKAGQAFVPKAEALAHHDVGIEQAQPQAIRKALSKVRFQEMEPRKEFSSRDLFVSGLSGSPEAAVRRDRLGAILGIGYGNVKQLVHRLNNYGVTREEFQAALEQVNREEE; encoded by the coding sequence GTGCTGAAAGAAGTGCTGGTCGTTGAAGGAAAGATGGACACCGTGGCGGTGAAAAAGGCCGTGGATGCGGATACCATCGAAACCGGTGGCTTTACCCTGGCTCCCTATACGCTGGCTCTGATTGAAGCAGCCTACAAGAAACGCGGGATCATCATCATGACCGATCCTGACGGCGCCGGGGAACGGATCCGCAAATTTTTGACGGAGCGGTTCCCCAAGGCCGGACAGGCTTTTGTGCCCAAGGCTGAGGCACTGGCCCACCACGACGTGGGGATTGAACAGGCTCAGCCCCAGGCCATCCGCAAAGCCCTGTCCAAAGTGCGTTTCCAGGAAATGGAGCCCCGAAAGGAATTTTCCTCTCGGGACTTATTTGTTTCCGGTCTGTCCGGTTCGCCGGAGGCTGCTGTAAGAAGAGACCGTCTGGGTGCCATTCTGGGCATCGGTTATGGCAATGTGAAACAGCTGGTCCACCGGCTGAACAATTATGGGGTGACCCGGGAAGAATTCCAGGCTGCCCTGGAACAAGTGAACAGGGAAGAGGAGTAG
- a CDS encoding LysR substrate-binding domain-containing protein — MMDTQLRTFLCVCQTMNFTQAARQLFLTQPAVSQHIHALEKRYGLPLFTHQGKTLALTPAGKTLAAYARLLQNDETLLARKMEACQKGIRRVTFGVTMTIGEYGIAQPAARYLKAHPDVELTLIFGNTQDLLHRLDQGELDFALVEGYYPPGSYDHLLFRLEPFVPVAAASHAFAREPELCRDLLGERLLVREPGSGTRNILERNLALQGLTLDQFAHRIQIGNMHALIQLLEEDCGITFLYRIAVEKEIADGRIRLLPLKDFSMVHPFDFIWPKDSIFAPEFQEICRELKG, encoded by the coding sequence ATGATGGATACCCAGCTACGTACCTTTCTCTGTGTCTGCCAGACCATGAACTTCACCCAGGCCGCCCGGCAGCTCTTCCTGACCCAGCCAGCCGTCTCCCAGCACATCCATGCCCTGGAAAAACGCTACGGCCTGCCCCTGTTCACCCATCAGGGCAAAACCCTGGCCCTGACCCCTGCCGGAAAGACCCTGGCCGCCTATGCCCGGCTCCTGCAGAATGACGAGACCCTGCTGGCCCGGAAGATGGAAGCTTGTCAGAAAGGGATCCGCCGAGTCACTTTCGGCGTCACCATGACCATCGGAGAATATGGCATCGCCCAGCCGGCAGCCCGTTACCTGAAGGCCCATCCGGATGTGGAACTGACCCTTATTTTCGGGAATACCCAGGATCTGCTCCACCGTCTAGACCAGGGGGAACTGGATTTCGCCCTGGTAGAAGGCTATTATCCCCCGGGTTCCTATGACCATCTTCTTTTCCGGCTGGAACCTTTTGTCCCAGTGGCTGCAGCTTCCCACGCTTTCGCCCGGGAACCGGAACTCTGCCGGGATCTTCTGGGAGAACGTCTGCTGGTGCGGGAACCGGGCTCCGGGACCCGGAACATCCTGGAGCGGAACCTGGCTCTCCAGGGCCTTACCCTGGACCAGTTCGCCCACCGGATCCAGATTGGGAACATGCACGCCCTGATCCAGCTGCTGGAAGAAGACTGCGGGATCACCTTTCTGTATCGGATCGCTGTAGAAAAAGAAATCGCAGACGGACGGATCCGCCTGCTTCCTTTGAAAGATTTTTCCATGGTGCATCCCTTCGATTTCATCTGGCCCAAAGACAGCATCTTTGCGCCAGAGTTCCAAGAAATCTGCCGGGAGCTGAAGGGGTGA
- a CDS encoding TatD family hydrolase produces the protein MEKLPLFDTHAHLDVEEFDADREELLRKIGETMAGIIDPGCDLLSSKKAVALAHQYPFVWAAVGIHPEELGHSSFDQLKDIEALCADPRVVAIGEIGLDYYNDEHSPHPLQQEYLARQLELARKVGLPVIIHDRDSHEDVLKVIREAGQGVRGVLHCFSGDWAMAEEVLAMGWYLGFGGTSTFKNDRGVRSILARVPEDRILFETDSPYMAPVPYRGRRNNPLYTAIVAERAAMLRGTTPENIMKSSTKNAETLFFRLKHA, from the coding sequence ATGGAAAAGCTTCCTTTGTTCGATACCCACGCCCATCTGGACGTGGAAGAGTTCGACGCAGACAGGGAAGAGCTGCTCCGGAAAATCGGAGAGACCATGGCCGGGATCATCGATCCCGGCTGTGATCTTCTCAGCTCGAAAAAGGCGGTAGCCCTGGCCCACCAGTACCCTTTCGTGTGGGCGGCGGTGGGCATCCATCCCGAAGAACTGGGCCACAGCAGCTTCGACCAGCTGAAGGACATCGAAGCCCTGTGTGCCGACCCCAGAGTGGTGGCCATCGGGGAAATCGGACTGGACTATTATAATGATGAACATTCTCCCCATCCCCTGCAGCAGGAATACCTGGCCCGGCAGCTGGAACTGGCCCGGAAAGTGGGCCTTCCGGTGATCATCCATGACCGGGATTCCCATGAGGATGTGCTGAAGGTGATCCGGGAAGCGGGGCAGGGCGTGAGAGGCGTGCTCCACTGCTTTTCCGGCGACTGGGCCATGGCGGAGGAAGTCCTGGCCATGGGCTGGTATCTGGGCTTTGGCGGCACCAGCACTTTCAAGAATGACCGGGGGGTGCGGTCCATCCTGGCCAGAGTACCGGAGGACCGGATCCTGTTCGAGACCGATTCCCCCTATATGGCGCCGGTGCCTTACCGGGGCAGGCGGAATAACCCTCTTTATACAGCCATCGTAGCGGAACGGGCGGCGATGCTGCGCGGGACCACACCGGAAAATATCATGAAAAGTTCAACAAAAAATGCGGAAACCCTGTTTTTCCGGCTCAAACACGCATAA
- a CDS encoding cysteine-rich small domain-containing protein, with amino-acid sequence MSTNYKCFSHRECEFYPCHKNADPDHFNCLFCYCPLYLLGTECGGTYQILAGEVKDCSDCLFPHQPENYDKVVQKLKQKIFKPFDKK; translated from the coding sequence ATGAGCACAAACTACAAATGCTTCTCCCACCGGGAGTGTGAATTCTACCCCTGCCACAAGAATGCGGACCCGGATCATTTCAACTGCCTGTTCTGCTACTGTCCTCTGTATTTATTGGGAACAGAATGCGGCGGCACCTATCAAATCCTGGCCGGCGAGGTGAAGGACTGCAGCGATTGCCTGTTTCCTCATCAGCCCGAGAACTACGATAAAGTGGTGCAGAAGCTGAAACAGAAAATTTTCAAGCCTTTTGATAAAAAATAG
- a CDS encoding YeiH family protein: protein MYQRGKGILACLAIAVPAWFFGKLFPVIGGAVIAILMGMIITLFWKEKGAAGPGIQWTSKVVLQAAVVFLGFGLDLHAVAATGKQSLPIILSTITTSLVLSYVLHRLLVIPTKISTLVGVGSSICGGSAIAAAAPAIQADDEEVAQAISVIFFFNVLAAILFPLLGTALGFSTVSGEGFGIFAGTAVNDTSSVTAAAATWDSMWNLGTATLDKAVTVKLTRTLAIIPITLGLSVYYGKKGTAAGQKFQVKKAVPVFVLYFILASLVTTLALQMGVSAGVFAPLKTLSKFLIVMAMAAIGLNSNIVKLIRTGGKPILLGGCCWIGITAVSLALQKVLGLW, encoded by the coding sequence ATGTATCAAAGAGGAAAAGGAATCCTGGCCTGCCTGGCCATTGCGGTGCCGGCCTGGTTTTTCGGAAAATTGTTCCCGGTGATCGGGGGTGCCGTCATCGCCATCCTGATGGGGATGATCATCACCCTGTTCTGGAAGGAAAAAGGAGCTGCCGGGCCGGGGATCCAGTGGACCAGCAAAGTGGTGCTCCAGGCTGCGGTGGTGTTCCTGGGCTTCGGACTGGACCTCCATGCAGTGGCTGCCACGGGAAAGCAGTCACTGCCCATCATCCTTTCCACCATCACCACTTCTCTGGTGCTTTCCTATGTACTGCACCGTCTCCTGGTGATTCCTACGAAGATTTCTACCTTGGTGGGCGTAGGGTCTTCCATCTGCGGGGGATCCGCTATCGCAGCGGCTGCTCCGGCCATCCAGGCGGACGATGAAGAAGTGGCTCAGGCCATTTCCGTGATCTTTTTCTTCAACGTACTGGCTGCCATCCTGTTCCCCCTCTTGGGGACGGCCCTGGGGTTCAGCACCGTCAGCGGGGAAGGCTTTGGGATCTTTGCTGGGACGGCGGTCAATGATACTTCTTCCGTAACGGCAGCCGCTGCTACCTGGGACAGCATGTGGAACCTGGGTACAGCTACGCTGGATAAAGCGGTGACGGTGAAACTGACCCGGACCTTGGCCATCATCCCCATCACCTTGGGCCTGTCTGTGTATTATGGAAAGAAAGGTACAGCAGCGGGCCAAAAATTCCAGGTGAAGAAAGCCGTCCCGGTCTTTGTGCTGTATTTCATCCTGGCTTCCCTGGTGACCACCCTGGCCCTCCAGATGGGCGTGAGCGCCGGTGTCTTTGCGCCTTTGAAGACATTGAGCAAGTTCCTGATCGTCATGGCCATGGCCGCCATCGGACTGAACAGCAATATCGTGAAGCTGATCCGTACTGGCGGCAAACCCATCCTGCTGGGAGGCTGCTGCTGGATCGGGATCACGGCAGTGAGCCTGGCCCTGCAGAAGGTGCTGGGGTTGTGGTGA
- a CDS encoding tRNA1(Val) (adenine(37)-N6)-methyltransferase has protein sequence MRETLRQDCLPDGVTTIWQDAKEFCFTTDAVFLAAFPHLAKKAKVLELGCGTGAVSLLLANRGAAQVLGVDINAHVVELLQRSILDNHLEDRVEARALDLRNYKELPCDAMDLVAANPPYRIGGRKRQVGQAACHEVGTTLEDFFRAAAYALKTKGRFALVQLPERFTDAVKLGLTYNLELKRLQWVHSYVDRPAWIFLAEFVKGGRPGLEVLPPLIMYNRDGSYSRQTLVYYGKEEAEEHGK, from the coding sequence ATGAGGGAGACCCTTCGGCAGGACTGCCTGCCTGACGGCGTGACCACCATCTGGCAGGACGCAAAAGAGTTCTGCTTCACCACGGATGCCGTGTTCCTGGCAGCCTTTCCCCATCTGGCGAAGAAGGCGAAGGTGCTGGAGCTGGGCTGCGGCACCGGGGCTGTGAGCCTGCTTCTGGCCAACCGGGGTGCGGCACAGGTGCTTGGGGTGGACATCAACGCCCATGTGGTGGAGCTGCTGCAGCGGAGCATCCTGGACAACCACCTGGAGGACCGGGTGGAGGCCAGGGCGCTGGACCTGCGGAACTACAAAGAACTTCCCTGTGACGCCATGGATCTGGTGGCGGCCAATCCGCCCTACCGCATCGGAGGCCGGAAGCGGCAGGTGGGGCAGGCGGCCTGTCATGAAGTGGGGACAACCCTGGAGGATTTTTTCCGGGCGGCGGCCTACGCCCTGAAGACAAAGGGCCGGTTCGCCCTGGTGCAGCTGCCTGAACGGTTCACCGATGCGGTGAAGCTGGGGCTTACGTACAACCTGGAACTGAAACGGCTGCAGTGGGTCCACAGTTATGTGGACCGGCCCGCCTGGATCTTCCTGGCAGAATTCGTGAAGGGCGGACGGCCCGGACTGGAGGTATTGCCGCCCCTCATCATGTATAACAGAGACGGCAGCTACAGCCGGCAGACACTGGTTTATTACGGGAAAGAAGAGGCAGAAGAACATGGAAAATGA
- the metG gene encoding methionine--tRNA ligase, which translates to MTKPAFYITTPIYYPSADLHIGHAYCTTIADTIARYKRANGFDVQFITGSDEHGQKIQRKAEANGVKPIEYTDKIVADFKKLWEMLGVSYTSFVRTSSKEHEKTVQTLLQKVWEQGDIYKKDYEGLYCVPCESFWTEHQVEEAGGVCPDCGRPVEKMKESSYFFRISKYADRILDYIEKNPDFIQPVSRRNEMINFIKQGLEDLCISRSSFDWGIPVPFDTKHVVYVWFDALLAYFTGIGFGQDMDKFNRFWPADLHLVGKEIVRFHTIIWPAMLMAMGFDLPKEVYGHGWLVVDGDKMSKSKGNVVDPVKPIQEFGADAVRYFLLREINLGSDGNYSRKALIKRFNADLANDLGNLQYRTVSMIDKYHGGIVHKTVVEGNEVDEKFRGLAAETLKNYRAAMDRYALNDGIKAVWSYIGAANKYIDETTPWILAKDPAQAKRLEAVMYNLADAVRNIAILISSMMPFSAPKIFEQLGLPVPEQFDLNEVAWGNFPDGTKVQKGQPIFPRIEEEEEAKPAAKAEPKAKKAEKKADKKTAGVVTPDQCTIDDFGKLDLRVGTILKAEKMENADKLLKLEVKVGDENRTIVSGIAPYYQEEELVGKNVIVIANLKPAKLRGVESRGMLLAASDGKGNLKLAEVPGIASGSRVK; encoded by the coding sequence ATGACGAAACCTGCTTTTTATATTACGACGCCCATTTACTATCCCAGCGCCGACCTGCATATCGGCCATGCCTACTGCACCACCATCGCCGACACCATCGCCCGGTACAAACGGGCCAATGGCTTTGATGTCCAGTTCATCACCGGCAGTGACGAACATGGCCAGAAAATCCAGCGGAAAGCCGAAGCCAACGGGGTGAAACCCATCGAATACACCGACAAGATCGTGGCCGACTTCAAGAAACTGTGGGAGATGCTGGGGGTCAGCTACACCTCCTTCGTTCGCACTTCCAGCAAGGAACACGAAAAAACCGTCCAGACCCTGCTCCAGAAAGTATGGGAACAGGGGGATATCTACAAGAAGGACTATGAAGGCCTGTACTGCGTGCCCTGCGAATCCTTCTGGACCGAACACCAGGTGGAGGAAGCCGGCGGCGTGTGCCCCGACTGCGGCCGTCCGGTAGAAAAAATGAAGGAATCCAGTTATTTCTTCCGCATTTCCAAATATGCAGACCGGATCCTGGATTACATTGAAAAGAACCCGGACTTCATCCAGCCTGTATCCCGCCGCAACGAAATGATCAATTTCATCAAACAGGGTCTGGAAGACCTGTGCATCAGCCGCAGCAGCTTCGACTGGGGCATTCCCGTTCCCTTCGACACCAAACACGTGGTGTATGTATGGTTCGATGCGCTGCTGGCTTATTTCACCGGCATCGGGTTCGGCCAGGATATGGACAAATTCAACCGGTTCTGGCCTGCTGACCTGCACCTGGTGGGGAAGGAAATCGTCCGCTTCCATACCATCATCTGGCCGGCCATGCTGATGGCCATGGGCTTCGATCTGCCCAAGGAAGTGTACGGCCATGGCTGGCTGGTGGTGGACGGGGACAAAATGTCCAAGTCCAAGGGTAATGTGGTGGACCCGGTGAAACCCATCCAGGAATTCGGCGCTGATGCCGTCCGGTACTTCCTGCTGCGGGAAATCAACCTGGGCAGCGACGGCAACTATTCCCGCAAGGCCCTGATCAAACGGTTCAACGCCGATTTGGCCAACGACCTGGGCAACCTGCAGTACCGGACCGTTTCCATGATCGACAAGTACCATGGGGGCATTGTCCACAAAACCGTGGTGGAAGGCAATGAAGTGGATGAGAAATTCCGTGGCCTGGCTGCCGAGACCCTGAAGAACTATCGGGCGGCCATGGATCGATACGCCCTGAACGATGGGATCAAAGCTGTCTGGTCCTATATCGGCGCCGCCAACAAATACATCGACGAAACCACCCCATGGATCCTGGCCAAGGATCCGGCCCAGGCCAAACGGCTGGAAGCGGTGATGTACAATCTGGCCGATGCGGTACGGAACATCGCCATCCTGATTTCTTCCATGATGCCTTTCTCCGCACCGAAGATCTTCGAACAGCTGGGTCTGCCGGTTCCGGAACAGTTTGATCTGAACGAAGTGGCCTGGGGCAACTTCCCTGATGGCACGAAAGTACAGAAGGGCCAGCCCATCTTCCCGCGGATCGAGGAGGAAGAAGAGGCGAAACCGGCTGCCAAGGCAGAACCGAAAGCCAAAAAGGCGGAAAAGAAAGCCGACAAAAAGACCGCCGGTGTGGTCACTCCTGACCAGTGCACCATCGATGACTTTGGCAAACTGGACCTGCGGGTGGGGACCATCCTGAAGGCCGAAAAGATGGAAAACGCCGACAAGCTGCTGAAGCTGGAAGTGAAAGTGGGCGACGAGAACCGCACCATCGTGTCCGGCATTGCTCCCTATTATCAGGAAGAGGAACTGGTGGGCAAAAATGTGATCGTCATCGCCAACCTGAAGCCGGCCAAACTCCGGGGTGTGGAATCCCGGGGCATGCTGCTGGCCGCTTCCGATGGAAAGGGCAACCTGAAGCTGGCGGAAGTGCCGGGGATTGCCTCCGGCAGCCGGGTGAAATAA